A region from the Candidatus Angelobacter sp. genome encodes:
- a CDS encoding response regulator transcription factor: MNKTIRRKIRLLLVDDHPLVREGIRSCLSTRKQLEIVGEAADGQEAIAKTKDLKPDIVLMDINLPGANGLEITRQLRRDAPKTKVLILTMHNNKEYVLQIVQAGASGYVSKDTLPEELAQAIEQVDRGEAFFSASVARFVLNDYVASSVRRKSAEEELSEREREVLGLIADGGSNKDIASRLGLSVRTVETHRARIMRKLGIRTTAGLTKFALRHGIATLT; the protein is encoded by the coding sequence ATGAACAAGACGATCAGACGAAAAATCCGACTATTGCTGGTGGATGATCATCCGCTTGTGCGGGAGGGCATCCGGTCGTGTCTGTCAACGCGCAAACAACTGGAGATCGTCGGCGAGGCCGCTGACGGACAGGAAGCCATCGCGAAGACGAAGGACCTGAAACCGGACATCGTGTTGATGGACATCAATCTGCCGGGGGCGAACGGCCTGGAGATCACGCGCCAGCTCCGCCGGGACGCGCCCAAGACCAAGGTGTTGATCCTCACCATGCACAACAACAAGGAGTACGTGTTGCAAATCGTCCAGGCCGGCGCGTCGGGGTATGTGTCCAAGGATACGTTGCCCGAGGAATTGGCGCAGGCGATCGAACAGGTGGATCGGGGCGAGGCATTTTTCAGCGCGAGCGTGGCCCGCTTCGTCCTGAACGATTATGTGGCCAGTTCAGTGCGGCGCAAATCCGCTGAAGAAGAACTGTCCGAGCGCGAGCGCGAGGTGCTTGGCCTCATCGCCGACGGAGGCAGCAACAAGGACATCGCGTCGCGACTCGGCTTGAGCGTTCGGACCGTGGAAACCCATCGCGCTCGCATCATGCGAAAATTGGGCATCCGCACGACCGCCGGTCTTACCAAGTTCGCTCTCCGGCACGGCATTGCCACGCTGACGTGA
- a CDS encoding PAS domain S-box protein, translated as MKSPLSILHLEDDPLDSELLRAMLEMERITADVKQVDRREHFICALQEGRFDLIISDYALPSFDGLTALGLARDHCPSVPFILFSGTIGEEAAIESLHNGATDYVLKQRPERLAASIRRALRESEDRRRRQQAEEALREREEFFRLISENVTDLIAVVDLKGRRVYNSPSYKYLLGDPERLLGTDAFEEIHPEDRERIRRVFRETIAAGTGQRAEFRFLLRDGSVRYIESQGSVMRDKYGKMANVIVVSRDVTDRKNAEAQIREQAALLDKAQDAICVTDMEQRILYWNRSAEALYGWSSAEAAGKRANELLFKKDSSLQMEALKSLIAKHEWKGELRQITKGGADIIVESRWTLVHDNEGRPKSILVVNTDITEKKKLETQFFRSQRLENIGMLASGIAHDLNNVLAPIMMAVPMLRENLVNPADQNLLDMLDRSARRGADLVRQILSFARGVEGEQKLTQVRHLLTDLEKMIGETFPKSIRFEKNIEPELWAVSANATQIHQVLLNLCVNARDAMADGGKLGIVAANRHLGELETRQHPDVKPGPFVVITVADTGSGIAPELLGKIFEPFFTTKEPGKGTGLGLATVRGILKNHGGFVDVESQVGKGTRFTICLPAMERRSSQTTFTRAAQMPTGHGEMILVVDDEEAIQHIARATLENFGYRVVCAGNGAEALTVYDQHRDEVKAVILDSMMPFMDGAAALRAFRQVAPALKIIGVSGLGGEDRSPMDAGGAQAFLTKPYTTHELLLKLDAVLRNG; from the coding sequence ATGAAATCGCCTCTGAGCATTCTCCATCTGGAAGACGATCCGCTGGACAGCGAGTTGCTGCGGGCGATGCTCGAAATGGAACGAATCACCGCTGACGTAAAGCAGGTGGACCGGCGCGAACACTTTATCTGCGCCCTGCAGGAGGGCAGGTTCGATTTGATCATTTCCGATTACGCGCTGCCTTCGTTTGATGGCCTCACTGCTCTGGGCCTGGCCCGCGACCATTGCCCGTCTGTTCCGTTCATTTTGTTCTCGGGCACGATCGGAGAGGAGGCTGCCATTGAAAGTCTGCATAATGGGGCGACGGATTACGTGCTCAAACAGCGTCCCGAACGCCTCGCGGCTTCGATTCGGCGGGCTTTGCGCGAATCCGAGGACCGGCGCAGACGCCAGCAGGCCGAGGAAGCGCTGCGTGAACGCGAGGAGTTTTTCCGGCTGATCTCGGAAAACGTGACTGACTTGATCGCGGTGGTTGATCTCAAAGGCCGGCGCGTTTACAACAGCCCGTCCTACAAGTACCTTTTGGGCGATCCGGAAAGACTGCTGGGAACAGACGCGTTCGAGGAGATTCATCCCGAAGACCGCGAGCGCATTCGCCGGGTATTCCGCGAAACAATCGCCGCCGGGACGGGACAACGGGCGGAATTCCGTTTTTTGCTCAGGGACGGAAGTGTTCGCTATATCGAATCGCAGGGCAGCGTGATGCGGGACAAATACGGCAAGATGGCCAACGTGATAGTCGTTTCCCGCGACGTGACCGACCGTAAGAACGCCGAGGCGCAGATCCGGGAACAGGCGGCCCTGCTGGACAAGGCGCAGGACGCGATTTGCGTCACGGACATGGAGCAACGCATCCTCTACTGGAACCGGAGCGCGGAAGCCTTGTACGGCTGGAGTTCGGCCGAGGCGGCGGGCAAACGCGCCAATGAGCTCCTCTTCAAGAAGGATTCCTCGCTGCAAATGGAGGCGTTGAAGAGCCTCATCGCAAAACACGAGTGGAAAGGGGAGTTGCGCCAGATCACCAAGGGAGGCGCGGACATCATCGTCGAAAGCCGGTGGACCCTCGTCCACGACAACGAGGGCCGGCCAAAATCCATTCTCGTCGTCAACACCGACATCACCGAGAAGAAAAAACTCGAGACGCAGTTCTTCCGGTCGCAGCGATTGGAGAACATCGGCATGCTCGCCAGCGGCATCGCCCATGATCTGAACAATGTGCTCGCGCCCATCATGATGGCCGTGCCGATGTTGCGCGAAAACCTTGTCAACCCGGCCGACCAGAACCTGCTCGACATGCTCGACCGCAGCGCGCGGCGCGGCGCCGACCTGGTGCGTCAGATTCTTTCCTTCGCGCGCGGCGTCGAAGGCGAACAAAAGTTGACCCAGGTGCGGCATCTGCTGACCGACCTCGAAAAGATGATCGGCGAGACGTTTCCAAAATCCATCCGGTTCGAAAAGAATATCGAACCGGAGCTCTGGGCGGTCAGTGCCAACGCGACACAAATCCACCAGGTGCTGCTCAACCTTTGCGTCAACGCGAGGGACGCAATGGCCGACGGCGGCAAGCTCGGCATTGTGGCCGCGAACCGCCACCTGGGCGAGCTGGAGACCCGACAGCATCCGGATGTGAAACCGGGGCCGTTTGTGGTGATCACCGTGGCGGACACCGGCTCCGGCATCGCCCCGGAGTTGCTGGGAAAGATTTTCGAGCCGTTCTTCACGACCAAGGAACCGGGCAAGGGCACCGGGCTCGGGCTGGCGACGGTGCGTGGCATTCTCAAAAACCACGGCGGGTTCGTGGACGTGGAAAGCCAGGTCGGCAAGGGCACCCGCTTCACAATCTGTCTGCCGGCGATGGAGCGCCGCTCGTCGCAGACGACGTTTACCCGGGCGGCCCAGATGCCCACCGGCCACGGCGAGATGATCCTGGTCGTGGACGACGAGGAGGCAATCCAGCACATCGCGCGCGCGACGCTGGAGAATTTCGGGTACCGGGTTGTCTGCGCGGGCAACGGCGCGGAGGCGCTCACCGTGTACGATCAGCACCGCGACGAGGTCAAGGCCGTGATCCTGGATTCGATGATGCCGTTCATGGATGGCGCCGCAGCGCTGCGCGCGTTCCGCCAGGTCGCTCCCGCGCTGAAGATCATCGGCGTCAGCGGCCTCGGCGGAGAGGATAGGTCGCCAATGGATGCGGGAGGCGCGCAGGCTTTTCTGACCAAGCCGTACACGACGCACGAGCTGTTGTTGAAGCTGGATGCCGTCCTGCGAAACGGCTGA
- a CDS encoding response regulator has translation MNSSALPPGDPPGEVPRGALSNRPGWQYLYFVLAAFDLITVCASLYLGHRFMRIYGDSVKTNHEWSRRLGSYADLAQLAAAVNAPGNDIFDSHDVAAESARMEAALARFNERLRAVRSESNSNVPPETLKGLLPRMDAVRAAMDRMVTDAQGVFTSFKGNLSKDAGEHMAAMDREFAGLNTALVSLRSIVRDIQDRHFTAQLAIASSVRRLEYFIAVAIALMVVGIAVYGTKLARSIAAARNAEENERVVGALKASEEKYRSVMESANDAILIANADGSIVSWNKAAQKMFGYADEEMAGQSLARLMPKFCDDPHGEGPGHFHPTGMSDVTGGAVEFSGRRKDGTEFPLELSLATWESGARRYFNGTIRDITERKKAEQERADQARLDAFHADVNQALNRCQSVPVMLQECTVAMHAHLEAALARIWILDETRVMLVLRASAGMYTHLDGPHSRVPLGKFKIGLIAEEKKPWVTDDVPNDPRISNKQWAISEGIVSFAGYPLFAGQDCVGVVAMFARRRIPSRTLEALAAITPSIAQSVEHLRAQEQLKQAKEAAESASRAKGEFLANMSHEIRTPMNAIIGMTDLALNTALSETQRHYLETVKNSADSLLSLLNDILDFSKIEAGRLELEKLDFSLREQLGATIKTLAVKAHEKGLELSLRIPPEVPDSWRGDVHRLRQVVVNLVGNAIKFTEAGEVSVQVGAEGVGADAPERPVAAIGGSVLSTPPAAERNSFLYFVVRDTGIGIPRNRLRHIFKEFSQADSSVTRKYGGTGLGLSISRRLIELMGGSIWVESDEGMGSTFHFIMKLEPGSGPPRVPVAPEELNGLRLLVVDDNQSSRAILAEVLRSWRVEPVAVNTAEAAMAELQSAAGQGRPFRLALVDAIMPGTDGFTLASWIKNHPDLAEATILMVRSARQPGDTERIEATGAAASVAKPVQPLELLDALLNALGARETRLRLAETKETAWKARPSGTGLSILLAEDHPVNRELAVTILTQEGHRVIEAGNGKEALALATRHRFDLVLMDVQMPEMDGLEATRLIRAHEEQSGRHLPIIALTAHAMKGDRETCLAAGADAYLSKPVKRRELLEAIGSLVHPSVADVHRAPAPAVSEEMNFDRERLLEQLGGGEEMVQKLVQMFLEMLPNHLAELRNAATKGDHLVLSRVAHMLKGAIANFGTGPAHAAAARLEQSAKKSDLPGIASARADFENQLDKLVGELKGYPGRGSGKGNAG, from the coding sequence ATGAATTCCTCCGCGTTGCCGCCGGGTGATCCGCCTGGGGAGGTGCCGAGAGGCGCACTGTCTAATCGACCGGGCTGGCAATATCTCTATTTTGTTTTGGCCGCCTTCGATTTGATCACCGTTTGCGCGAGCCTGTACCTCGGCCACCGGTTCATGCGCATTTATGGGGACTCGGTGAAGACCAATCACGAGTGGTCGCGGCGATTGGGCAGTTATGCCGATCTGGCCCAACTGGCTGCCGCGGTCAACGCGCCGGGAAATGACATATTCGACTCGCATGATGTCGCCGCCGAATCTGCCAGGATGGAGGCGGCGCTGGCGCGATTCAACGAGAGACTGCGAGCAGTTCGCTCTGAATCGAACTCCAACGTGCCTCCCGAGACGCTCAAGGGATTGTTACCCCGGATGGACGCGGTGCGGGCCGCGATGGATCGCATGGTGACGGATGCGCAAGGGGTCTTCACCTCCTTCAAGGGCAATCTGTCCAAGGATGCGGGGGAACACATGGCGGCCATGGACCGCGAATTCGCCGGCCTGAACACCGCGCTGGTGAGTCTGCGCTCGATCGTGAGAGACATCCAGGACAGGCATTTCACCGCGCAACTGGCCATCGCTTCTTCCGTCCGCAGGTTGGAATACTTTATTGCTGTGGCGATCGCTTTGATGGTCGTGGGCATTGCGGTCTATGGCACCAAGCTTGCCCGGAGCATCGCCGCGGCACGAAACGCCGAGGAAAATGAGCGGGTGGTCGGCGCATTGAAGGCAAGCGAGGAAAAGTACCGCTCCGTCATGGAGTCCGCGAACGACGCCATCCTCATAGCGAACGCGGACGGAAGCATCGTCTCGTGGAACAAGGCGGCGCAAAAGATGTTTGGGTACGCGGACGAGGAGATGGCCGGTCAATCACTGGCGCGCCTGATGCCGAAATTCTGCGATGACCCCCACGGTGAGGGGCCGGGCCATTTTCATCCGACAGGGATGAGCGACGTGACCGGCGGCGCCGTCGAGTTCAGCGGGCGGCGCAAGGACGGGACTGAGTTTCCGCTCGAGCTTTCACTGGCAACCTGGGAAAGCGGAGCGCGACGCTACTTTAACGGAACCATCCGGGATATCACGGAGCGGAAAAAGGCGGAACAGGAACGCGCGGACCAGGCGCGGCTGGATGCGTTCCATGCGGATGTGAACCAGGCGTTGAACCGTTGCCAGAGCGTCCCCGTGATGCTCCAGGAGTGCACCGTCGCGATGCACGCGCATCTGGAGGCTGCCCTCGCGCGGATCTGGATCCTTGATGAAACACGCGTGATGCTGGTTCTGCGGGCCAGCGCCGGCATGTACACACACCTTGATGGTCCGCACAGCCGTGTGCCGCTCGGCAAGTTCAAAATCGGACTCATCGCCGAGGAGAAAAAACCGTGGGTGACGGACGACGTGCCCAACGATCCCCGCATCAGCAACAAACAATGGGCCATCTCCGAGGGAATCGTTTCTTTTGCCGGTTACCCTTTGTTCGCCGGCCAGGACTGCGTCGGGGTCGTCGCGATGTTCGCGCGCCGGCGGATTCCATCGCGGACCCTGGAAGCCCTGGCGGCAATCACCCCGTCCATCGCGCAGTCCGTCGAGCACCTGCGCGCTCAAGAACAATTGAAACAGGCCAAGGAAGCGGCGGAATCCGCCAGCCGGGCCAAAGGTGAATTCCTGGCCAATATGAGTCACGAAATCCGGACGCCCATGAACGCCATCATTGGGATGACCGATCTCGCGTTGAATACGGCGCTGTCGGAGACACAACGGCATTACCTGGAGACGGTGAAGAACTCCGCTGATTCGCTGCTGAGTCTGCTCAATGACATTCTTGATTTCTCGAAGATCGAAGCCGGTCGCCTGGAACTGGAGAAACTCGATTTCTCGCTTCGCGAGCAACTTGGCGCAACGATCAAAACACTCGCCGTCAAGGCGCACGAAAAAGGGCTCGAGCTGTCCTTGCGCATACCGCCGGAGGTGCCCGACTCCTGGCGCGGCGACGTGCATCGTCTGCGACAGGTCGTTGTCAATCTGGTGGGCAATGCCATCAAGTTCACTGAGGCCGGAGAAGTGTCGGTCCAGGTCGGCGCGGAGGGAGTCGGCGCGGACGCGCCTGAGCGCCCGGTGGCTGCCATTGGCGGCTCGGTGCTTTCCACGCCACCGGCGGCGGAAAGGAATTCGTTTCTATATTTCGTGGTCCGGGACACTGGCATTGGCATCCCGCGGAACCGGCTGCGCCACATTTTCAAGGAGTTTTCCCAGGCCGACAGTTCGGTGACGAGAAAGTATGGCGGGACGGGACTGGGCCTGTCCATTTCACGCCGGTTGATCGAACTGATGGGCGGCAGCATCTGGGTCGAGAGCGACGAAGGCATGGGCAGCACCTTCCATTTCATCATGAAACTCGAGCCCGGCAGCGGTCCGCCGCGCGTTCCAGTTGCGCCGGAGGAATTGAACGGCCTGCGTTTGCTGGTGGTGGACGACAATCAGAGCAGCCGCGCAATTCTGGCCGAGGTGCTGCGGAGCTGGCGCGTGGAGCCGGTCGCCGTCAACACCGCAGAGGCTGCAATGGCGGAGTTGCAATCGGCCGCCGGGCAGGGCAGGCCGTTCAGACTCGCCCTCGTGGACGCCATCATGCCGGGAACGGACGGTTTTACCCTGGCGTCATGGATCAAAAACCATCCCGACCTGGCCGAAGCCACGATTTTGATGGTCAGGTCGGCGCGTCAACCCGGCGACACCGAGCGCATTGAAGCCACCGGGGCCGCCGCGTCGGTGGCAAAACCCGTTCAACCGCTCGAACTGCTCGACGCCCTGCTCAATGCGCTGGGCGCCCGTGAAACCAGGCTGCGTCTTGCGGAAACGAAAGAGACCGCTTGGAAAGCCCGGCCATCGGGCACCGGACTGAGCATTCTCCTGGCCGAAGATCATCCGGTGAACCGCGAGCTGGCGGTTACGATCCTGACGCAGGAAGGACACCGTGTGATCGAGGCCGGCAACGGCAAGGAGGCGCTGGCTCTGGCCACGCGCCACAGATTTGATCTGGTTTTGATGGACGTGCAGATGCCTGAAATGGACGGATTGGAAGCCACCCGCCTGATCCGGGCGCACGAGGAGCAGTCCGGCCGGCATCTGCCGATCATCGCGCTGACCGCTCACGCGATGAAGGGAGACCGGGAAACGTGCCTTGCCGCTGGCGCCGACGCATATCTGAGCAAACCTGTGAAACGTCGCGAATTGCTGGAAGCGATCGGGAGCCTCGTGCATCCGTCGGTCGCGGACGTCCACCGGGCCCCTGCGCCGGCGGTGTCGGAGGAAATGAATTTCGACCGCGAACGTCTGCTGGAGCAACTGGGCGGTGGTGAGGAGATGGTTCAGAAACTGGTCCAGATGTTTTTGGAAATGCTGCCGAACCATCTGGCCGAGCTCCGCAACGCCGCGACAAAAGGAGACCACCTGGTGCTTTCGCGCGTGGCGCACATGTTGAAGGGCGCGATTGCCAATTTCGGCACCGGCCCGGCGCACGCCGCCGCCGCCCGCCTCGAGCAATCGGCGAAGAAATCGGATCTGCCCGGGATCGCCTCGGCCCGGGCCGATTTCGAAAATCAGTTGGACAAACTGGTGGGCGAATTGAAAGGATACCCGGGCCGGGGTTCGGGGAAGGGAAACGCAGGTTGA
- a CDS encoding response regulator transcription factor produces the protein MKILIAEDDPVSNEMLGFLLRQWGYEVVSTRNGAEAWAAMQASGAPSLAVLDWQMPELDGVEVCRRVRLRAELKHAYLLILTSMSRPDEIVTGLEAGANDYIIKPFKAPELRARLSVGARVVELQLELADRVAELEKALSEVKQLRGILPICAYCKKIRDDQNYWQQVESYFTAHTDARFSHSFCPDCYEKIIKPQLDGLGIEPEKD, from the coding sequence ATGAAAATACTCATTGCCGAAGATGATCCGGTGTCCAACGAGATGCTCGGCTTCCTGCTGCGGCAATGGGGCTACGAGGTCGTCTCCACGCGCAATGGCGCCGAGGCCTGGGCCGCCATGCAGGCAAGCGGCGCGCCGTCGCTCGCGGTCCTGGACTGGCAGATGCCCGAGTTGGACGGTGTCGAAGTGTGCCGCCGCGTCCGTCTTCGGGCTGAACTCAAGCACGCGTATTTGTTGATCCTGACCAGCATGTCGCGGCCCGACGAGATTGTCACCGGACTCGAGGCGGGTGCAAACGATTACATCATCAAACCGTTCAAGGCGCCCGAGCTGCGCGCGCGGTTGAGCGTCGGCGCGCGCGTGGTCGAGTTGCAATTGGAACTCGCGGATCGCGTTGCGGAACTGGAGAAGGCGCTTTCCGAGGTCAAACAACTGCGCGGCATTCTGCCCATCTGCGCCTATTGCAAGAAAATCCGCGACGACCAGAATTATTGGCAGCAGGTGGAAAGCTACTTCACCGCGCACACCGACGCCAGATTCAGCCACAGCTTTTGTCCGGACTGCTACGAAAAGATCATCAAACCACAACTCGACGGGCTGGGGATAGAGCCGGAGAAAGACTGA